The following coding sequences lie in one Coxiella endosymbiont of Amblyomma americanum genomic window:
- the recA gene encoding recombinase RecA yields MDDREKVLNATLSQIEHQFGKGSVMRLGDAEIIKDIDVISTGSLGLDIALGIGGLPRGRVIEIYGPEASGKTTLTLQTIASCQRVGGIAAFIDAEHALDAIYAEKLGVKVDDLLISQPDTGEQALEITDMLVRSGAVDAIVIDSVAALTPKVEIEGDMGDAHIGLQARLMSQALRKLTANIKKSNTLVIFINQIRMKIGVVFGNPETTTGGNALKFYSSVRLDIRRIGSIKNGEEIMGSETRVKVVKNKVAPPFRQAEFDILYGLGISRESELINLGVKNKLIEKSGTWYSYNGKNIGQGKENVRQFLLEKQEIAEEIAMRLREKLLSTRKHVEKNDQKIV; encoded by the coding sequence ATGGATGATCGTGAGAAAGTATTAAATGCTACTCTATCACAAATTGAACACCAATTTGGCAAAGGTTCGGTTATGCGACTCGGTGACGCTGAAATTATTAAAGATATCGATGTGATTTCAACTGGTTCATTAGGTTTAGATATTGCATTGGGTATCGGTGGTTTGCCCAGAGGGCGAGTGATAGAAATCTATGGACCAGAAGCCTCTGGAAAAACAACTTTAACGCTTCAAACTATTGCTTCTTGCCAACGTGTGGGAGGCATAGCAGCTTTTATCGATGCTGAGCATGCTTTAGATGCAATTTACGCTGAAAAACTTGGAGTTAAAGTTGACGATTTATTGATATCACAACCAGATACTGGAGAGCAAGCCCTAGAAATTACTGATATGTTGGTACGTTCAGGTGCTGTTGATGCAATAGTAATTGACTCAGTGGCTGCTTTGACACCTAAGGTTGAAATTGAAGGGGATATGGGTGACGCGCATATAGGACTTCAGGCACGATTAATGTCGCAAGCACTGCGTAAACTTACTGCTAATATTAAGAAATCTAATACATTGGTGATATTCATTAATCAAATTCGAATGAAAATTGGTGTTGTATTTGGTAATCCTGAAACTACTACTGGTGGTAATGCGCTTAAATTTTATTCTTCTGTGCGATTAGACATTCGTCGCATTGGATCGATTAAAAATGGTGAAGAAATTATGGGTAGTGAAACACGAGTTAAGGTAGTGAAAAATAAAGTGGCGCCACCTTTTCGTCAAGCGGAGTTTGATATTTTATATGGGCTTGGTATTTCGCGTGAAAGTGAATTGATTAATCTTGGTGTCAAAAATAAGCTTATTGAAAAATCAGGCACTTGGTATAGTTATAATGGAAAAAATATTGGACAAGGAAAAGAAAATGTTCGCCAATTCTTATTAGAAAAACAAGAGATTGCAGAAGAAATTGCAATGCGTTTGCGAGAAAAATTGTTGTCAACGCGTAAGCACGTAGAAAAAAATGACCAAAAAATTGTATAA
- the alaS gene encoding alanine--tRNA ligase — MNSNQLRMIFVEYFKKLDHEIISSSSLIPENDPTLLFTNSGMVQFKNVFLGIDTRPYRKAVSIQKCMRASGKHNDLENVGYTSRHHTFFEMMGNFSFKDYFKREAISYTWRFLTEVLEIPEKRLWITVFCDDSESEAVWLKEMKINPQHLSRCGKKENFWQMGDNGPCGPCTEIFYNHESTADDHRIEICNLVFIQYNKDLLGKLHSLDEPSVDTGMGLERITAVMQGVSNNYDIELFQYLLKSLRSLLGIKKSCDTSSMQVIVDHIRSSAFLIADGVLPSNEGRGYVLRRIIRRAVRHGYKLGRYELFFYQLITPLIKVMGDAYPELHRAKFNIEQVIRQEEIQFSQTLSRGLKILDQAIRNLSHYEIPGNIVFQLYDTYGFPPDLTLDIAKERNFTIDYIGFNKAMKHQREQSKKSRQIAVNHIRAYKISNVTNFVGYETLETEAVVTTLLENDRPTTILNEGKSGAVVLDHTPFYAESGGQIGDRGYLFFPSGKFLVKDTKRSSTVYLHLGEVIKGKLHVKDKVEAKVNKHSRHDITRNHSATHLLHEALRRVLGQHIIQKGSLVEEKRLRFDFSYLRPVPAQTLYSVERLVNEKIRDNLKTVSSTMNANEAMKLGALFISDTSKKYEDVVRILNIGDFSVEACGGTHVKRTGEIGLFKIVSESSCASGVRRIEAVTGQEALSYIELQEQQLEKLSNLLKINYNGLTLKVNNLLKNNRSLEKKLIELKKQIALQNISYLVHKAIDIRGVKVLISQVEKIDYDTLRDIVDELKRRLQKSAIVLAVVEESGIRLISGVTRNCLDYFNAIELLQSVTIKIGGHSGGRPDMAQGGGKSLGQLNEALQSVYQWIKEKLQ; from the coding sequence ATGAATAGTAATCAATTGCGGATGATTTTCGTGGAATACTTTAAAAAATTAGACCATGAAATTATTTCAAGTAGTTCGTTAATTCCTGAAAATGATCCAACTCTTTTATTTACAAATTCAGGTATGGTGCAATTCAAAAATGTATTTTTAGGAATCGATACACGTCCTTATCGAAAAGCTGTATCTATACAGAAATGTATGCGAGCGAGTGGAAAACATAATGACTTAGAAAATGTAGGTTATACATCTCGTCATCATACTTTTTTTGAAATGATGGGAAATTTCAGTTTTAAAGATTATTTTAAACGTGAAGCCATTAGCTATACCTGGCGTTTTTTAACAGAAGTTTTAGAGATACCAGAAAAACGTCTGTGGATTACCGTATTTTGCGATGACTCCGAAAGCGAAGCTGTTTGGCTTAAGGAAATGAAAATTAATCCACAACACCTTTCTCGTTGTGGAAAAAAAGAGAATTTTTGGCAAATGGGAGACAATGGACCCTGTGGTCCTTGTACGGAAATATTTTATAATCATGAATCCACGGCAGATGATCATCGTATAGAAATTTGTAATTTAGTATTTATACAGTACAACAAAGATTTGCTTGGAAAACTTCATTCTTTAGATGAACCATCTGTAGATACTGGCATGGGACTTGAACGCATTACTGCAGTAATGCAAGGTGTTTCAAATAATTATGATATTGAATTGTTTCAATATCTTTTAAAGTCCTTGAGATCGTTACTTGGTATTAAGAAATCTTGCGATACTTCTTCTATGCAAGTAATTGTAGATCATATTCGTTCATCGGCTTTTCTTATTGCTGATGGTGTTCTTCCCTCTAATGAAGGAAGAGGTTATGTTTTACGTCGTATTATTCGTCGTGCCGTGCGTCATGGTTATAAATTAGGGAGATACGAGTTATTTTTTTATCAATTAATAACCCCCCTAATCAAAGTAATGGGGGATGCCTATCCCGAATTGCACAGAGCAAAATTTAACATTGAACAAGTTATTCGCCAAGAAGAAATACAATTTTCTCAGACGCTATCCAGAGGTCTAAAAATTCTAGACCAAGCAATTAGAAATCTATCTCATTATGAGATCCCAGGAAATATAGTATTTCAATTGTATGATACCTACGGTTTTCCTCCAGATTTAACGTTAGATATTGCTAAAGAACGCAATTTCACGATAGATTATATAGGTTTCAATAAAGCAATGAAACATCAGCGTGAGCAATCTAAAAAATCGAGACAAATTGCGGTTAACCACATAAGAGCATATAAAATTAGTAATGTGACTAATTTTGTTGGTTATGAAACCTTAGAAACAGAAGCTGTTGTTACTACTCTATTAGAAAACGATAGGCCAACAACTATTTTAAATGAAGGAAAAAGTGGGGCAGTGGTTCTTGATCATACTCCATTTTATGCAGAATCTGGAGGACAAATCGGAGACCGAGGTTACTTGTTTTTTCCATCTGGGAAGTTTCTTGTTAAAGATACTAAAAGGAGTAGTACTGTGTATCTTCATCTCGGCGAGGTGATTAAAGGAAAATTGCATGTTAAAGATAAAGTGGAAGCAAAAGTTAACAAGCATTCTCGCCATGATATCACGAGAAACCATTCAGCTACACATTTGTTACACGAAGCGTTACGTCGTGTATTGGGACAACATATTATACAGAAAGGATCTTTAGTTGAAGAAAAACGTTTGCGTTTTGATTTTTCATATTTAAGACCTGTTCCTGCTCAAACATTGTATTCTGTAGAAAGATTGGTTAATGAGAAAATTCGGGATAATTTAAAAACTGTTTCTAGTACTATGAATGCTAATGAGGCAATGAAATTAGGGGCTTTATTTATTTCTGATACCAGTAAAAAATATGAAGATGTAGTACGAATATTAAATATAGGAGATTTTTCTGTAGAAGCTTGTGGAGGCACACACGTTAAACGCACTGGAGAAATTGGTTTATTTAAAATAGTATCTGAATCATCTTGTGCTTCGGGTGTTCGCCGCATTGAAGCAGTTACTGGACAAGAAGCATTATCTTATATTGAATTACAAGAACAGCAATTAGAGAAATTAAGTAATTTATTGAAAATAAATTATAATGGATTGACTTTAAAAGTGAATAATCTATTAAAAAATAATCGTAGTTTGGAAAAAAAGTTAATAGAGTTAAAAAAACAAATAGCTTTACAGAATATTTCTTACTTAGTACATAAGGCAATTGATATTCGAGGAGTAAAGGTTTTAATATCTCAGGTAGAGAAAATAGATTATGACACTCTACGTGACATAGTCGATGAGCTGAAGCGTAGACTCCAAAAATCAGCCATTGTTCTTGCGGTAGTAGAGGAGAGTGGAATTCGTCTGATTTCTGGAGTAACAAGAAACTGTCTAGATTATTTTAATGCTATAGAATTATTACAGTCTGTCACTATTAAAATTGGAGGACATAGTGGTGGTCGTCCTGACATGGCTCAGGGAGGAGGAAAATCTTTGGGACAACTAAACGAAGCTTTACAATCAGTATATCAATGGATAAAAGAGAAATTACAGTAA
- a CDS encoding aspartate kinase: MALVVQKFGGSSVADVDGIKNAARIVSESLQQGNVVVAVVSAMHSETDRLIKLARTISNNNLCSNINLREYNALISTGEQMSAALLSMALEARDCPAHSYNAAQIHLQTTNEHSKARIVDINPQMLLTDLEKGYTPVVAGFQGITENGEITTLGRGGSDLTAVALAAVLQADECQIFTDIDGVYTSDPKDIPTARRISKITFDVIMEMSSLGAKILQNRCLEFAGKYKVPIRVLSSLRKGPGTIITYGQDNVEHPLVFGVTFERCQAKLTFQGIPKKPELASYILRSISKTDIEVDMIIQNVSALDTKIDFSFTLQRDDYPKVCPIVQVIAEELGARAVLVNDNVSKISLVGVGMRSHVEVASRMFSSLGREGIHIYLIIATEIKISALIDEKYLEVGIRTLHSAFNLDRANT; the protein is encoded by the coding sequence ATGGCATTAGTTGTGCAAAAATTTGGTGGTAGTTCTGTTGCGGACGTGGATGGAATAAAAAACGCTGCTCGTATCGTTTCGGAATCTCTTCAACAAGGAAATGTAGTAGTCGCTGTGGTGTCAGCAATGCATAGTGAAACAGATCGTCTTATTAAACTAGCACGTACCATCTCTAATAATAATCTTTGTTCTAATATCAACCTTCGAGAGTATAACGCTTTAATATCAACGGGTGAACAAATGTCTGCTGCTTTGTTAAGTATGGCGCTAGAGGCTAGAGACTGTCCTGCTCATTCTTATAATGCCGCTCAGATTCACCTGCAGACCACTAATGAACACTCAAAAGCACGAATTGTTGATATTAATCCTCAGATGCTATTAACTGATTTAGAAAAAGGTTATACCCCTGTAGTAGCTGGATTTCAAGGCATTACCGAAAATGGCGAAATTACTACTTTAGGACGCGGAGGATCTGATCTTACTGCAGTCGCTTTAGCTGCTGTTTTACAAGCAGATGAATGTCAAATATTTACTGATATCGATGGAGTGTATACTAGTGATCCCAAAGATATTCCCACTGCCAGACGTATTTCGAAGATTACTTTTGACGTAATCATGGAAATGTCTAGCTTAGGAGCTAAAATTTTGCAAAACCGCTGTCTTGAGTTTGCTGGAAAGTATAAAGTGCCTATTCGAGTATTATCCAGTCTTCGTAAAGGACCTGGAACTATAATCACTTATGGACAAGATAATGTTGAGCATCCGCTCGTGTTTGGTGTTACTTTTGAAAGATGTCAAGCGAAACTAACCTTCCAGGGAATTCCTAAAAAACCAGAATTAGCTAGTTATATCCTTAGATCTATTAGTAAAACTGATATCGAAGTAGACATGATTATTCAGAATGTTTCTGCCTTAGATACCAAAATCGATTTTAGCTTTACTTTACAGCGAGACGATTATCCTAAAGTATGTCCGATCGTACAAGTGATAGCAGAAGAACTAGGTGCTAGAGCAGTATTAGTTAATGATAATGTTTCTAAAATCTCTTTGGTGGGTGTCGGCATGCGCTCTCATGTGGAAGTAGCTTCTCGAATGTTCAGTTCTTTAGGACGAGAAGGAATTCATATATATTTAATCATCGCTACTGAAATTAAAATCTCTGCTTTAATTGATGAGAAATATTTAGAAGTGGGTATTAGAACACTGCATTCAGCTTTCAATCTTGATCGTGCTAATACTTGA
- the pdxH gene encoding pyridoxamine 5'-phosphate oxidase has translation MCQLHFLDDPLEQFKLWYQEAVQKEHHPAAMTLATANLKGKPTARTVLYKGVTKSGFLFFTNHRSRKIRDLSENPYVAWVFYWPRIYRQICGEGCINSLTREETESYFKTRSYESQISAWISEQSQEIPDRKYLLDRQKQYRKAFPKEVRCPNFWGGFRLMPTRMEFWIGRKHRLHDRFCYTKKNNGQGWKVTRLAP, from the coding sequence ATGTGTCAATTGCATTTCTTAGACGATCCTTTAGAACAGTTTAAATTGTGGTATCAAGAAGCCGTACAAAAAGAGCATCATCCGGCGGCAATGACTCTGGCTACTGCTAATCTAAAAGGAAAACCTACTGCGCGTACTGTTCTATATAAAGGCGTCACCAAAAGTGGGTTTCTCTTCTTTACAAATCATCGCAGTCGAAAGATTAGGGATTTATCTGAGAATCCTTATGTAGCTTGGGTGTTTTATTGGCCAAGAATTTATAGACAAATATGCGGAGAAGGCTGTATTAACAGCCTAACACGTGAGGAAACGGAATCTTATTTCAAAACTCGTTCATACGAAAGTCAAATTAGTGCGTGGATTTCAGAACAAAGTCAAGAAATTCCTGATAGGAAATATTTATTAGATCGCCAGAAGCAGTATCGGAAAGCATTTCCAAAAGAAGTACGTTGTCCAAATTTTTGGGGAGGTTTTCGTTTAATGCCAACTCGAATGGAATTTTGGATTGGACGGAAACATCGTCTGCACGATCGTTTTTGTTATACAAAAAAAAATAACGGGCAAGGATGGAAGGTAACCCGTCTAGCGCCTTAA
- a CDS encoding ABC transporter permease has protein sequence MNLKKERIAYQTIIVTELKRITRIWSQTLLPPAITSCLYFIIFGRVIGTQIGFIEGYKYIQFIAPGLIMMHIITSAYSSAASAFFGAKFQRHIEEILVSPISSITILLGFMSNGLLRGIFVGMIVFIIALFFAHLHIHSFITVLLTTFLASSIFSLAGLINAIYAKSFDDIAIIPTFALTPLTYLGGVFYSIGLLPTVWQYISYINPISYIVDNFRYGFLGITDNRLAVSYLLMLIFTVFLFAITYFFVKKGVGLRD, from the coding sequence ATGAATTTAAAAAAAGAACGAATAGCTTATCAAACGATTATTGTGACAGAGTTGAAACGCATAACGCGTATTTGGTCTCAAACACTACTACCACCTGCAATAACAAGCTGTCTCTATTTTATTATTTTCGGCCGAGTCATTGGAACTCAAATAGGATTTATAGAAGGATACAAATACATTCAATTTATTGCACCTGGCCTTATTATGATGCATATAATCACCAGCGCTTATTCTAGCGCAGCATCTGCTTTTTTCGGAGCTAAGTTTCAACGACATATTGAAGAAATTCTAGTTTCTCCAATTTCTAGTATAACTATTCTTTTAGGCTTTATGAGCAACGGTCTTTTACGAGGAATTTTTGTGGGAATGATTGTATTCATTATCGCTCTTTTTTTTGCACACTTGCATATTCATTCATTCATTACTGTTTTACTAACGACTTTCTTAGCATCTAGCATTTTTTCACTGGCTGGACTAATTAACGCTATTTACGCGAAAAGTTTTGATGATATTGCAATAATCCCCACCTTTGCTTTAACTCCTCTAACCTATTTGGGTGGCGTCTTTTATTCTATTGGTTTACTACCAACTGTATGGCAATACATTTCTTATATTAATCCTATTAGCTATATTGTGGATAACTTTCGATATGGATTTTTAGGAATCACGGATAACCGACTTGCGGTATCTTATCTTTTAATGTTAATCTTCACTGTTTTTTTATTTGCTATTACCTATTTTTTTGTAAAAAAAGGAGTGGGTCTGCGAGATTAG
- a CDS encoding ABC transporter ATP-binding protein yields the protein MKALIIENLKKIYTNRLQALKGINFSVNTGNFFALLGPNGAGKSTTIGIITSLVSKTSGKVIVYGHDIDKDFAAAKSYIGVVPQEFNFNVFQSVLDIVLQQAGYYGISRKEAMPQAEQYLKQLGLWEKRNSIARQLSGGFKRRLMIARALVSKPRILILDEPTAGVDIEIRRSMWQFFQKLNQQGTTIILTTHYFEEVECLCRNVAIIDHGKIIENTTMSDILTKLDTERFIFYLNQPLKHIPKVNGYQFWIKDPVTLEVEVPKERNLNTLFEKLKKQKVEVTSMRNKANRLEELFLKLTAEK from the coding sequence GTGAAAGCACTTATTATCGAAAATTTAAAAAAGATATACACAAATCGCCTACAAGCACTGAAAGGTATCAATTTTTCAGTAAACACAGGCAATTTTTTTGCACTTCTTGGCCCCAATGGCGCTGGGAAATCAACAACAATAGGCATTATTACTTCTTTGGTGAGTAAAACCAGTGGTAAAGTGATCGTATATGGTCATGACATCGACAAAGACTTTGCAGCAGCTAAGTCTTACATCGGAGTTGTTCCTCAAGAGTTTAATTTCAATGTTTTCCAATCAGTACTAGATATTGTGCTTCAACAAGCAGGATATTATGGTATTTCTCGTAAAGAAGCGATGCCACAAGCAGAACAATATTTAAAACAATTAGGATTGTGGGAAAAACGTAATAGTATAGCCCGTCAACTTTCTGGAGGTTTTAAGCGTCGATTAATGATTGCAAGAGCTCTTGTGTCTAAACCACGTATACTAATTTTAGACGAGCCAACAGCAGGTGTAGATATTGAAATTCGGCGTTCTATGTGGCAATTTTTTCAAAAACTGAATCAACAGGGTACCACGATTATTTTAACCACTCATTATTTTGAGGAAGTCGAGTGTTTGTGTCGAAATGTTGCTATTATCGATCATGGTAAAATCATAGAAAACACAACTATGTCAGATATTTTAACAAAACTTGATACAGAACGATTCATCTTTTACCTCAATCAACCACTGAAACACATACCGAAAGTCAATGGCTACCAGTTCTGGATAAAAGATCCTGTAACTTTAGAAGTCGAAGTTCCTAAAGAACGGAACTTGAACACTTTATTTGAGAAACTAAAAAAGCAAAAAGTTGAAGTAACCAGCATGAGAAACAAAGCTAATCGACTGGAAGAATTATTTCTTAAATTGACAGCAGAAAAGTGA
- a CDS encoding LbtU family siderophore porin, translating to MSSRFLILISTIILYIISFFTPLLAATKSQVASHFSVQTTQQKKSQRKSCICAFREYACPNLKIGPIDSYFNVRRTLNDPSELIVNIPAIREDASILVRQYQLERECQELGISVPSFPQVTFSGKLEGQLVYGSYSGFKTSNIDFSSVELNTYVRGNPWVSGYMALNYDSNNDSLSNGRSPVFLDRAFIAIGDLNQLPVYISIGQVYIPFGHYSSLMITTPVTLELGRIRSQAITIGYQKTDDNALHAELLVYKGLTNNLLHGNKRNQWGIDFGYKFSTGSRVNSEIGASLVSNLADSQGMQAAAFSSSLLPGKILHHAVQAIDLYGNFTINPMTFTAEYVGALSSFDISDISFKGRGACPSAFHTEANYALRSVGSRSSIGISYDHTAQAMMLGFPQDRYSIFCNIGIWKDTNFALEYRHDTNYSTKITSSVNGGIKNSIPASIIIGANKNDNVITARFDLYF from the coding sequence ATGTCGTCTAGATTCTTAATCCTAATATCAACAATAATTTTATATATCATTAGTTTTTTTACTCCCTTGTTGGCGGCCACTAAGAGTCAGGTGGCTTCCCATTTTTCAGTTCAAACAACGCAACAGAAGAAAAGCCAAAGAAAATCATGTATCTGTGCTTTTCGTGAGTACGCTTGTCCTAATTTAAAAATCGGTCCAATTGATTCTTATTTTAATGTTCGAAGAACGTTAAATGATCCATCAGAATTGATTGTCAATATTCCCGCAATCCGAGAAGATGCCAGTATACTTGTTCGCCAATATCAGCTAGAACGAGAATGTCAAGAATTAGGTATTTCCGTGCCTTCTTTTCCCCAAGTGACTTTTAGTGGAAAGTTAGAAGGTCAACTGGTTTATGGAAGCTATTCTGGATTTAAAACTTCAAATATTGATTTCAGCAGCGTGGAATTGAATACTTACGTTCGCGGCAATCCATGGGTATCTGGTTATATGGCTTTAAATTACGACTCCAATAACGACTCATTGAGCAATGGTAGATCACCGGTGTTTTTAGATCGCGCGTTTATTGCTATAGGGGATTTGAATCAATTACCTGTCTACATCAGTATAGGACAGGTGTATATACCTTTTGGTCATTATAGTAGCTTAATGATTACTACACCGGTTACGTTAGAACTTGGACGAATCAGATCTCAAGCTATTACTATAGGATATCAAAAAACAGATGATAATGCTTTGCATGCTGAATTGCTTGTTTACAAGGGATTAACTAACAATTTGTTGCATGGTAACAAACGCAACCAATGGGGTATAGATTTTGGTTATAAGTTTAGCACTGGAAGTCGAGTCAATAGTGAGATAGGGGCGAGCTTAGTCTCCAATCTTGCAGATTCTCAAGGGATGCAGGCTGCTGCATTTTCTTCTTCTTTATTGCCAGGTAAGATTTTGCATCATGCTGTACAAGCGATTGATTTATACGGTAACTTTACCATTAATCCTATGACCTTCACTGCTGAGTACGTTGGGGCTTTGAGTAGTTTTGATATTTCTGATATTAGCTTTAAGGGACGAGGTGCTTGTCCTTCTGCCTTTCATACTGAAGCAAATTATGCACTTCGATCTGTAGGTTCCAGATCTAGTATTGGTATTAGCTATGATCATACTGCTCAGGCTATGATGCTTGGTTTTCCTCAAGATCGTTATAGTATTTTCTGTAATATTGGCATTTGGAAAGATACTAATTTTGCTTTAGAATACCGTCACGATACTAACTATTCGACGAAAATCACTAGCAGCGTTAACGGTGGGATTAAAAATTCTATTCCCGCTAGCATTATTATCGGTGCGAATAAGAATGATAATGTTATCACTGCGCGATTTGATCTTTATTTCTAA
- the mutY gene encoding A/G-specific adenine glycosylase: MKIKRQYVLVDKSAQTFTQLVLHWFQYYGRHNLPWKKDTTPYRVWISEIMLQQTQVTTVIPYFERFIKRFPTLKTLALTNVDKILFYWSGLGYYSRARNLHRTAQILYSKYQGEFPTTIDNLVKLPGIGQSTAGAILSFSMHKYAILLDGNVKRVLARYHALNIPIDQADGIGALWNLAKTYTPKVRCWDYNQAIMDIGAMICIRTPKCVICPLQLSCSAYKNSSQAKFPVKKLKRNRPCKSICLIIIQNSKGYILLEKRPLTGVWGGLWSFPECSGDIIKNIEHWCQLKFNFINIVKIERWDPFLHAFSHLNLLINPVLLQVYVRNSCMITDNKFQIWYRKNSPLPGGVSAPIFRLLEKLKK, from the coding sequence ATGAAAATAAAAAGACAGTATGTACTAGTGGATAAAAGCGCCCAAACTTTCACTCAATTAGTACTGCATTGGTTTCAATATTATGGTCGTCATAATCTCCCTTGGAAAAAGGATACAACTCCTTATCGAGTCTGGATTTCTGAAATTATGTTACAGCAAACGCAAGTTACAACAGTAATTCCTTACTTTGAACGTTTTATAAAAAGATTTCCAACTCTTAAAACCTTAGCTTTAACAAATGTTGATAAAATTCTTTTTTATTGGTCAGGTCTGGGATATTATTCTCGTGCTCGTAATCTTCATCGAACTGCTCAAATTCTTTACTCGAAATATCAAGGAGAATTTCCTACCACAATAGACAATTTAGTAAAATTGCCTGGAATTGGTCAATCAACGGCAGGTGCTATTCTATCCTTCAGTATGCATAAATACGCTATACTTTTAGACGGTAATGTGAAAAGAGTGCTAGCGCGTTATCATGCTTTAAATATTCCAATTGATCAAGCAGATGGGATTGGCGCGTTATGGAATTTAGCAAAAACATACACGCCGAAGGTACGTTGCTGGGATTATAATCAGGCTATCATGGACATAGGAGCTATGATTTGTATTCGTACACCTAAATGTGTAATCTGTCCTCTACAGCTCTCTTGTTCTGCTTATAAAAATTCCAGTCAAGCAAAATTTCCTGTTAAAAAGCTAAAAAGAAATCGTCCGTGTAAAAGCATTTGCCTGATTATCATCCAAAATTCTAAAGGTTATATATTGCTTGAAAAACGACCTTTGACAGGGGTATGGGGTGGATTATGGAGTTTTCCTGAATGTTCCGGTGATATAATAAAAAATATAGAACATTGGTGTCAGTTGAAATTTAATTTTATTAATATCGTGAAAATTGAACGATGGGATCCATTTCTTCACGCATTTAGTCATCTCAATCTATTAATTAACCCAGTTTTATTACAAGTTTACGTGCGAAATTCGTGTATGATTACGGATAATAAATTTCAAATTTGGTATAGAAAGAATTCACCTTTGCCTGGTGGTGTTTCTGCACCAATATTTCGATTGCTTGAAAAATTAAAAAAATAA
- a CDS encoding oxidative damage protection protein, which yields MDRRRIFCIKLDKEAYALNYRPYPGELGERIYNQISEQAWQLWLQYQTMLINEYRLNLIDPDARCFLEKEMKKFLFGISKKSPERD from the coding sequence GTGGACCGTCGCCGTATTTTCTGTATAAAATTGGATAAGGAAGCTTATGCTCTAAATTATCGACCTTATCCTGGAGAACTAGGAGAGCGTATTTATAATCAGATTTCTGAGCAAGCTTGGCAATTATGGCTCCAATATCAAACTATGCTAATCAATGAGTATCGTTTGAATCTTATTGATCCAGATGCTCGTTGTTTTCTTGAAAAAGAAATGAAAAAATTTCTCTTTGGAATAAGTAAAAAATCACCTGAGCGTGATTGA